A genomic region of Serratia fonticola contains the following coding sequences:
- a CDS encoding DNA translocase FtsK 4TM domain-containing protein, with the protein MSQEYTEDKEVTLKKLSSGRRLLEALLIVVAIFAVYLMAALVSFNPSDPSWSQTAWHEPIHNLGGSVGAWLADTLFFTFGVLAYAIPPIMLILCWVGYRQRENSDYIDYFALALRLIGTLALVLTSCGLAALNVDDLYYFASGGVIGSLLSSAMLPWFNGIGATLALLCIWAAGLTLFTGWSWLVIAEKIGGVVLGVATFMTNRSRRDDRYHDDDDLLLEEEPEPTGKGIVAATPAAAVADDDVLFSAPSVTETAREAALDAADPLLSGLRASDDETAEVEPEPVIADIPVKPSAAVPQAAVTTAPVTPTSVNQHPLSPAAEHVTPPLYSFEIPEETPAPKTIRPAEPYREANEPRMGNWQTPAVPQPEPSPFDFSAAQRDSDDISGSTGFSASDAAPALGALKPSSTTGVATGAVNNTFMPAFTATSDASSQVKQGIGPELPRPNPVRIPTRRELASYGIKLPSQRMAEQEQRAQATESQTAMPESHSQDDDALQEAALRQAFAEQQSQRYGEEYQQDQDDAEALHEDEAALGQAFAQQQQARYGEGHTAPEPAPLSRPVDTHHAFSFSPMADLVDDGPTEPLFTLSPQLEESIEQESEQEDDVPFGQFEPEAPAYQAPRAQTPPVQAYQPPAQQQPAAPAMDSLIHPFLMRNDLPLQKPTTPLPTLDLLTEAPKEVEPVDSFALEQKARLVEASLADYRVKADVVDILPGPVITRFELDLAPGVKAARISNLSRDLARSLSTSAVRVVEVIPGKPYVGLELPNTKRQTVYLREVLDCPAFRDNTSPLAIVLGKDISGQPVVADLAKMPHLLVAGTTGSGKSVGVNAMILSILYKATPKEVRFIMIDPKMLELSVYEGIPHLLTDVVTDMKDAANALRWCVAEMERRYKLMSALGVRNLAGYNERVDQAEAMGRPIPDPFWKPSDSMDITPPVLEKEPYIVVMVDEFADLIMTVGKKVEELIARLAQKARAAGIHLVLATQRPSVDVITGLIKANIPTRIAFTVSSKIDSRTILDQGGAESLLGMGDMLYLAPNSSIPVRVHGAFVRDQEVHAVVKDWKARERPQYKEGILNGGEDGEGGAGGGLDGDEELDPLFDQAVEFVVDKRRASISGVQRQFRIGYNRAARIIEQMEAQGIVSEQGHNGNREVLAPPRHD; encoded by the coding sequence TTGAGCCAGGAATATACAGAAGATAAAGAAGTCACCCTGAAAAAACTCAGTAGCGGGCGGCGTTTGCTCGAGGCTTTGCTGATCGTGGTGGCGATTTTTGCCGTTTACCTTATGGCCGCTCTGGTCAGTTTCAATCCTTCTGATCCCAGTTGGTCGCAAACGGCGTGGCATGAACCTATTCACAATCTGGGGGGCAGCGTTGGCGCATGGTTGGCCGACACGTTGTTCTTCACCTTTGGCGTACTTGCCTACGCAATACCGCCGATCATGCTGATTCTGTGCTGGGTGGGTTACCGCCAGCGAGAAAACAGCGACTATATCGATTATTTTGCGCTTGCTCTGCGCCTGATCGGCACGCTGGCGTTGGTGCTCACGTCGTGTGGCCTGGCGGCGTTGAATGTTGACGATCTTTATTATTTCGCTTCAGGTGGCGTCATTGGCAGCCTGCTGAGCAGCGCCATGTTGCCTTGGTTCAACGGTATTGGCGCAACGTTGGCGCTGCTTTGCATCTGGGCGGCAGGTTTAACCTTGTTCACCGGTTGGTCGTGGCTGGTCATTGCCGAAAAAATTGGCGGGGTTGTACTGGGTGTGGCCACCTTTATGACAAATCGTTCGCGCCGTGATGATCGCTATCACGATGATGATGACCTATTGCTTGAAGAAGAGCCCGAGCCGACGGGCAAAGGGATCGTTGCTGCTACGCCAGCCGCTGCTGTCGCGGATGATGATGTGCTGTTCTCCGCGCCTTCCGTGACTGAAACGGCCAGAGAAGCGGCGCTGGATGCCGCCGATCCGTTGCTGAGTGGCTTGCGTGCGAGTGATGATGAAACTGCTGAGGTTGAGCCTGAGCCAGTGATTGCCGATATCCCGGTGAAGCCCAGTGCAGCGGTGCCACAGGCTGCAGTCACTACGGCTCCTGTAACGCCCACTTCTGTCAATCAACACCCCTTAAGCCCGGCAGCGGAGCATGTTACGCCACCGCTGTATTCGTTTGAAATTCCTGAAGAAACACCAGCACCCAAGACGATTCGTCCTGCGGAACCTTATCGCGAAGCAAACGAACCGCGAATGGGTAACTGGCAAACGCCGGCAGTGCCGCAACCAGAGCCTTCACCGTTTGATTTCTCAGCGGCTCAGCGGGATAGCGACGATATCAGTGGGTCAACCGGCTTCAGTGCCAGTGATGCCGCTCCTGCTTTGGGTGCACTAAAACCCTCTTCAACGACGGGTGTGGCAACCGGTGCAGTGAATAACACCTTTATGCCTGCTTTCACCGCCACCAGCGATGCGAGCTCGCAGGTTAAGCAGGGGATTGGCCCCGAGTTGCCTCGTCCAAACCCGGTGCGTATTCCCACCCGGCGAGAGTTGGCTTCGTACGGTATCAAGCTGCCTTCGCAACGTATGGCGGAGCAAGAACAGCGTGCGCAGGCCACTGAATCTCAGACCGCCATGCCTGAAAGTCATTCGCAGGATGATGACGCCTTGCAGGAAGCCGCATTACGTCAGGCCTTTGCCGAACAGCAAAGCCAACGTTATGGCGAAGAGTATCAACAGGATCAGGATGATGCTGAAGCTCTGCATGAAGACGAAGCGGCACTCGGTCAGGCATTTGCCCAGCAGCAACAGGCCCGTTACGGTGAAGGGCATACGGCACCTGAACCTGCTCCGCTTTCTCGTCCAGTTGATACGCATCATGCCTTTAGTTTCTCGCCTATGGCGGATCTGGTTGATGATGGCCCGACTGAGCCATTATTTACTCTGTCGCCACAGCTTGAGGAGAGTATTGAGCAGGAGAGCGAGCAGGAAGACGATGTGCCTTTCGGCCAGTTTGAACCTGAAGCGCCTGCTTATCAGGCACCGCGTGCTCAAACACCACCGGTACAGGCTTATCAGCCACCGGCTCAGCAGCAGCCTGCAGCACCGGCCATGGATAGCCTGATCCACCCGTTCCTGATGCGTAACGATCTGCCGTTGCAGAAACCGACGACGCCACTGCCAACGCTGGATCTGCTCACCGAGGCGCCGAAAGAGGTGGAGCCGGTTGACTCCTTTGCGTTAGAGCAAAAAGCGCGGTTAGTGGAAGCCAGCCTGGCGGATTATCGCGTTAAAGCGGACGTGGTTGATATTCTTCCAGGTCCGGTCATTACCCGTTTCGAGTTGGATCTGGCACCGGGTGTCAAGGCGGCGCGTATTTCCAACCTTTCCCGCGATCTGGCGCGTTCGCTTTCAACCTCTGCAGTACGTGTGGTCGAAGTGATTCCAGGGAAACCGTATGTTGGTCTGGAGTTGCCCAATACCAAGCGCCAAACGGTATATCTGCGCGAAGTTCTGGATTGCCCAGCCTTCCGCGATAACACGTCGCCGCTGGCTATCGTGCTAGGTAAAGACATTTCCGGCCAGCCAGTGGTCGCCGATCTGGCCAAAATGCCTCACCTGCTGGTTGCTGGTACTACCGGTTCGGGTAAGTCGGTCGGGGTCAACGCCATGATCCTGAGTATTTTGTATAAAGCCACGCCGAAAGAAGTGCGCTTTATCATGATTGACCCGAAAATGCTTGAGCTGTCGGTCTATGAAGGTATTCCGCATCTGTTAACCGATGTGGTTACCGACATGAAAGATGCCGCCAATGCATTGCGCTGGTGTGTGGCCGAGATGGAACGCCGCTATAAGCTGATGTCTGCACTGGGGGTTCGTAACCTGGCAGGCTATAACGAGCGTGTCGATCAGGCAGAAGCCATGGGGCGGCCAATTCCGGATCCTTTCTGGAAACCTAGCGACAGCATGGATATCACACCACCGGTACTGGAGAAAGAACCGTACATTGTGGTGATGGTGGACGAGTTTGCTGACCTGATCATGACCGTCGGTAAAAAGGTTGAAGAACTGATCGCTCGCCTGGCGCAGAAAGCACGTGCCGCGGGTATTCACCTGGTGCTGGCAACCCAGCGTCCGTCGGTGGATGTAATTACCGGCCTGATCAAGGCTAACATCCCGACGCGTATCGCCTTTACCGTATCGAGCAAGATCGACTCCCGTACCATCCTCGATCAGGGCGGCGCGGAATCCTTGCTGGGGATGGGGGATATGCTGTATCTGGCACCAAACTCATCGATTCCAGTTCGTGTGCACGGTGCCTTTGTTCGCGACCAGGAAGTTCATGCGGTGGTCAAAGATTGGAAAGCGCGTGAACGGCCTCAATATAAAGAAGGTATCCTCAACGGAGGTGAAGACGGTGAGGGTGGGGCAGGCGGTGGCCTTGACGGTGATGAAGAGCTGGATCCGCTGTTCGATCAGGCAGTCGAGTTTGTCGTGGATAAACGCCGCGCCTCGATTTCCGGTGTACAGCGCCAGTTCCGTATCGGCTATAACCGAGCTGCGCGAATCATTGAACAGATGGAAGCGCAGGGAATTGTCAGCGAGCAGGGGCATAACGGTAACCGTGAGGTATTGGCTCCGCCGCGGCATGACTGA
- the trxB gene encoding thioredoxin-disulfide reductase, translated as MGTAKHSKLLILGSGPAGYTAAVYAARANLNPVLITGMEQGGQLTTTTEVENWPGDAEGLTGPVLMERMREHAEKFETEIVFDHINSVDLQNRPFRLFGDSGEYTCDALIIATGASARYLGLPSEEAFKGKGVSACATCDGFFYRNQKVAVVGGGNTAVEEALYLSNIASEVHLIHRRDSFRSEKILINRLMDKVKNGNIVLHTDSTLDEVLGDQMGVTGVRLRSTKVEGQTEELAVAGVFIAIGHSPNTAIFGGQLELENGYIKVQSGIHGNATQTTIPGVFAAGDVMDHIYRQAITSAGTGCMAALDAERYLDAMAQTEVK; from the coding sequence ATGGGCACGGCTAAACACAGCAAATTATTGATTCTGGGCTCTGGCCCTGCAGGCTATACCGCGGCAGTTTATGCTGCACGCGCTAACCTGAACCCGGTACTGATTACCGGTATGGAACAAGGCGGTCAATTGACCACGACCACCGAAGTCGAGAACTGGCCTGGTGATGCAGAAGGCCTGACCGGACCGGTATTAATGGAACGTATGCGTGAGCATGCAGAGAAGTTCGAAACCGAAATCGTTTTCGACCATATCAACAGCGTCGATCTGCAGAATCGTCCTTTCCGCCTGTTCGGTGACAGCGGTGAATACACCTGCGATGCCCTGATTATTGCAACCGGTGCATCAGCGCGCTATTTAGGGTTGCCCTCTGAAGAGGCCTTCAAAGGGAAAGGGGTTTCCGCCTGCGCTACCTGCGATGGTTTCTTCTATCGTAACCAGAAAGTTGCCGTCGTTGGCGGTGGTAATACTGCCGTAGAAGAAGCGCTTTATCTGTCTAACATCGCGTCTGAGGTACATCTGATCCACCGGCGTGATAGCTTCCGCAGCGAAAAAATCCTCATCAATCGTCTGATGGATAAAGTGAAAAACGGTAATATCGTCCTGCATACCGACAGCACATTGGATGAAGTATTGGGCGATCAGATGGGGGTCACCGGGGTTCGTCTGCGTAGCACCAAAGTTGAGGGCCAAACTGAAGAGCTGGCAGTGGCAGGCGTATTTATCGCGATCGGCCACAGCCCGAACACGGCGATCTTCGGCGGCCAGCTTGAGTTGGAAAACGGCTATATCAAGGTGCAGTCCGGCATTCATGGTAATGCGACACAAACCACTATCCCAGGCGTATTTGCCGCCGGTGACGTGATGGATCATATCTATCGCCAGGCGATTACCTCTGCCGGTACGGGTTGTATGGCCGCTCTGGATGCTGAACGTTACCTCGACGCCATGGCCCAGACCGAAGTCAAGTAA
- the cydC gene encoding heme ABC transporter ATP-binding protein/permease CydC: protein MRVLLPFLALYRRHTFLILLGIILAIVTLLASIGLLALSGWFLAASSLAGLAGLYTFNYMLPAAGVRGAAIFRTAGRYAERVVSHDATFRVLSHLRVFTFKKILPLSPGGIARFRQAELLNRLVADVDTLDHLYLRVISPMVSAAVVIVVVTFGLSWLDGPLALTLGGILLLLLVLIPPVFYRAGQPIGKELTLLRSQYRTDLTAWLQGQAELVVFGALDGFRQRINATEQRWQRRQWQQASLGGIAQAVMILASGLTVTLLLWLAAAGIGGDTQPGALIALFAFAALASFEAMMPVAGAFQHLGQVIASATRVKQIIDQQPTVTFPANGPAVQPDATLQLSAVTFTYPDQSLPVLSNVALDISAGEHIALLGRTGCGKSTLLQLLTRAWNPDSGEIQLNGQPLSTYDEATLRAMTTVVSQRVHIFSSTLRENLRIASADASDEALNHVLRQVGLDKLLENEGLNAWLGEGGRQLSGGEQRRLGIARALLHQAPLLLLDEPTEGLDAETEQQILALLRQHCRGKTLILVTHRLYGLEHLDRICVMDGGNIVEQGNHEALMHQQGRYAQFRQRINQMSL, encoded by the coding sequence ATGCGCGTCTTACTGCCATTCCTGGCGTTATACCGCCGACATACTTTCCTGATCCTGCTGGGCATTATCCTAGCGATCGTTACGTTGCTGGCCAGCATCGGCTTATTAGCACTGTCTGGCTGGTTCCTGGCCGCTTCTTCACTGGCCGGGCTGGCGGGATTATACACCTTTAACTATATGCTTCCGGCTGCCGGTGTGCGTGGCGCGGCCATTTTCCGTACCGCCGGGCGCTATGCGGAACGTGTTGTCAGCCATGACGCCACCTTCCGCGTACTGTCGCACCTACGGGTCTTTACCTTTAAAAAAATCCTGCCGCTTTCGCCTGGCGGCATAGCCCGTTTCCGCCAGGCCGAGCTACTGAACCGGCTGGTAGCCGATGTTGATACGCTCGATCATCTCTATCTGCGCGTGATTTCTCCCATGGTCAGCGCGGCAGTGGTGATCGTGGTCGTGACCTTCGGCCTCAGTTGGTTGGATGGCCCCCTGGCGCTAACGCTGGGCGGTATTTTACTGTTGCTGCTGGTATTAATCCCGCCGGTCTTTTACCGCGCAGGTCAACCGATAGGGAAAGAGTTAACCCTGCTGCGTAGCCAATACCGTACCGATCTGACTGCCTGGCTACAGGGACAAGCAGAGCTGGTGGTGTTTGGCGCGCTGGATGGCTTCCGTCAAAGAATCAACGCAACGGAGCAACGTTGGCAGCGCCGCCAATGGCAACAGGCTTCTCTGGGGGGGATAGCGCAGGCTGTGATGATCCTGGCCAGCGGCCTCACCGTTACCCTGTTGTTATGGCTTGCCGCAGCGGGCATTGGCGGCGACACTCAGCCGGGCGCATTGATTGCCTTGTTTGCTTTCGCCGCGTTGGCTTCTTTTGAAGCCATGATGCCTGTCGCAGGCGCATTCCAGCATCTGGGCCAGGTGATCGCCTCCGCCACGCGGGTCAAGCAGATTATCGATCAGCAACCGACGGTCACCTTCCCGGCGAATGGCCCCGCAGTACAACCTGACGCGACGCTGCAACTGAGCGCTGTCACCTTTACCTATCCCGATCAATCATTACCCGTACTGAGTAACGTCGCTTTAGACATTAGCGCCGGTGAACACATTGCCCTGCTGGGGCGCACAGGCTGTGGTAAATCCACATTATTGCAGCTGCTGACACGCGCCTGGAACCCTGACAGCGGCGAAATTCAACTTAACGGCCAACCGCTGAGCACTTATGACGAAGCAACGCTACGCGCCATGACCACGGTAGTCAGCCAGCGGGTACATATCTTCAGCAGTACGTTACGCGAAAACCTGCGTATTGCCTCTGCAGACGCCAGCGACGAAGCACTGAACCACGTTTTGCGGCAGGTTGGTCTGGATAAACTGTTGGAAAATGAAGGTTTGAATGCCTGGCTGGGCGAAGGTGGCCGCCAACTTTCCGGCGGCGAACAACGCCGCCTGGGGATAGCTCGCGCCCTACTGCACCAGGCCCCATTGCTGCTGCTTGACGAACCGACTGAAGGGTTGGATGCCGAAACGGAGCAACAGATCCTGGCCCTGCTGCGCCAGCATTGCCGCGGCAAGACACTGATTCTGGTGACGCATCGTCTGTACGGGTTGGAGCATCTGGATCGCATCTGCGTCATGGATGGCGGCAACATTGTTGAGCAGGGGAACCATGAGGCATTGATGCATCAGCAGGGGCGTTATGCCCAATTCCGTCAGCGCATCAATCAGATGTCGCTTTAA
- the lolA gene encoding outer membrane lipoprotein chaperone LolA, which yields MKKLLVACCLLSGFASTSVLADAAQDLQSRLAKVNSFHASFSQSVTSGDGAAVQQGEGELWVKRPNLFNWHMTSPDESVLVSDGETLWFYNPFVEQVTATWLKNATGNTPFMLITRNNANDWKQYNVKQKGDDFELTPKTSSGNLKQFAITVTNSGTIKSFAAVEQDGQRSAYQLKSQQNTSVDAAKFKFTPPKGVTLDDQRQ from the coding sequence ATGAAAAAACTGTTAGTTGCCTGTTGTCTGCTTTCGGGATTCGCGTCCACTTCAGTGTTGGCGGATGCCGCGCAAGATCTGCAAAGTCGTCTGGCGAAAGTAAACAGTTTCCATGCCAGTTTCTCCCAATCGGTGACCAGCGGTGACGGTGCGGCGGTGCAGCAAGGGGAAGGCGAACTGTGGGTTAAGCGCCCTAACCTGTTTAACTGGCATATGACCTCCCCCGATGAAAGCGTGTTGGTTTCCGACGGCGAAACCCTGTGGTTCTATAATCCGTTTGTTGAACAGGTGACGGCGACCTGGCTGAAAAATGCCACTGGTAATACCCCCTTTATGCTGATCACGCGTAATAATGCTAACGATTGGAAGCAGTATAACGTTAAGCAGAAAGGCGATGATTTCGAGCTGACACCCAAAACAAGTAGTGGCAATTTGAAACAATTCGCCATCACGGTGACCAACAGTGGCACCATCAAGAGTTTTGCCGCGGTTGAGCAAGATGGTCAACGCAGCGCTTATCAGTTGAAGAGCCAGCAGAATACTAGCGTTGATGCGGCCAAATTCAAATTTACCCCACCGAAGGGGGTGACGCTGGACGACCAGCGCCAGTGA
- a CDS encoding replication-associated recombination protein A: protein MSNMSLDFSHNEFQPLAARMRPTTLAQYIGQQHLLAPGKPLPRAIEAGQLHSMILWGPPGTGKTTLAELIGHYGKADVERISAVTSGIKEIREAIERARQNRDAGRRTILFVDEVHRFNKSQQDAFLPHIEDGTITFIGATTENPSFELNSALLSRARVYLLKALTAEDIGLVLDQAMKDHERGFGGQNIELPSETKRMLSELVGGDARRALNSLEMMADMAEIDGKGTRVLTPELLKEVSGERSARFDNKGDRYYDLISALHKSVRGSAPDAALYWYARIITAGGDPLYVARRLLAIASEDVGNADPRGMQVAIAAWDCFTRVGPAEGERAIAQAIVYLACAPKSNAVYTAFKAAMRDAKEMADYDVPEHLRNAPTKLMKEMGLGAEYRYAHDEPNAYAAGESYFPPEMATTRYYHPTSRGLEGKIGEKLAWLAEQDQNSQTKRYR, encoded by the coding sequence GTGAGTAACATGTCACTCGATTTTTCCCATAATGAGTTCCAACCGTTGGCCGCGCGTATGCGGCCGACAACCCTTGCGCAATATATCGGCCAGCAGCATTTGCTTGCGCCGGGTAAGCCTTTACCGCGCGCTATCGAAGCAGGGCAACTACATTCGATGATCCTGTGGGGGCCGCCAGGAACCGGGAAAACGACGCTGGCAGAGTTGATTGGCCATTATGGAAAGGCCGATGTGGAACGCATTTCTGCGGTGACTTCCGGCATCAAGGAGATCCGCGAAGCCATTGAGCGCGCGCGGCAGAACCGCGATGCTGGCCGTCGTACCATTTTGTTTGTCGATGAAGTTCATCGTTTTAACAAGAGCCAGCAAGATGCCTTCCTTCCACATATTGAAGATGGCACCATTACCTTTATTGGCGCCACTACCGAGAACCCTTCCTTCGAACTGAATTCGGCCCTGCTTTCTCGTGCTCGGGTCTACCTGCTGAAAGCGTTGACGGCGGAAGATATTGGCCTGGTGCTGGATCAGGCAATGAAAGACCATGAGCGCGGCTTTGGTGGCCAGAACATAGAACTGCCGTCAGAAACCAAACGTATGTTGTCGGAACTGGTGGGAGGAGATGCCCGGCGTGCCCTGAACAGCCTTGAGATGATGGCCGATATGGCAGAAATTGATGGTAAAGGCACGCGTGTGTTAACCCCGGAACTGCTTAAAGAAGTGTCGGGTGAGCGCAGTGCGCGTTTCGATAATAAAGGCGATCGCTATTACGACCTGATCTCTGCGTTGCATAAGTCCGTACGGGGTTCTGCTCCGGATGCGGCGCTGTATTGGTATGCGCGCATCATTACTGCTGGCGGCGATCCGCTGTATGTGGCTCGCCGCTTGCTGGCCATTGCCTCAGAAGACGTTGGCAACGCCGACCCACGCGGGATGCAGGTGGCTATTGCCGCCTGGGATTGCTTTACCCGTGTTGGCCCGGCGGAAGGCGAACGCGCTATTGCTCAGGCGATCGTCTACCTGGCCTGCGCGCCAAAAAGTAACGCCGTTTATACTGCTTTTAAAGCGGCTATGCGGGATGCCAAGGAGATGGCAGACTATGATGTTCCGGAACACCTGCGCAACGCGCCAACCAAGCTGATGAAAGAAATGGGGCTGGGCGCAGAATACCGCTATGCCCACGACGAACCCAACGCATACGCGGCAGGGGAGAGCTATTTCCCGCCAGAAATGGCGACCACTCGCTACTATCATCCAACCTCACGTGGGCTGGAAGGTAAAATTGGCGAAAAGCTGGCATGGCTCGCTGAGCAGGATCAAAATAGCCAGACAAAACGCTACCGCTAG
- the cydD gene encoding heme ABC transporter permease/ATP-binding protein CydD produces the protein MKKTRQHQLTRWLKTQSSLAQRWLRLSMLLGLASGILIVAQSWLLASLLHALIIEHQPRGELASSFIGLAATFALRALLSWLRERIGFVCGQVIRQRMRAQVMDKIQQLGPAWIQGKPAGSWASIIIEQIEDMQDYYSRYLPQMYLAVFIPVLILITVFPINWAAGFILLATAPLIPLFMALVGMGAADANRRNFVALARLSGNFLDRLRGLDTLRLFNRGKAEADHIAKSSEDFRQRTMEVLRMAFLSSAVLEFFASISIAVVAVYFGFSYLGELDFGSYGTGVTLFAGFLVLILAPEFFQPLRDLGAFYHAKAQAVGAAEALETFLAAEGEAIGNGTQVLDTEAPLTLHAQDLEILSPNGVLLAGPLTFTLPANQRIALVGLSGAGKSSLLNLLLGFLPYRGSLQINGTELRELDAVGWRQQLGWVGQNPHLPAKTLRDNILLGYPEASAAQLQQVVEQAYVSEFLPHLPKGLETDLGDGAARLSVGQAQRVAVARALLSPRRLLLLDEPAASLDAHSERLVMLALDGASHQQTTLLVTHQLEDTENYDQIWVMDNGKIVQQGNYAALSAQPGLFANLIAHRSGEL, from the coding sequence ATGAAAAAAACCCGACAGCACCAGTTAACCCGTTGGCTCAAAACACAGAGTTCTTTAGCGCAGCGTTGGCTGCGTTTATCCATGCTGTTAGGCCTGGCAAGCGGCATTTTGATTGTCGCCCAGTCCTGGCTATTGGCTTCCCTGCTCCATGCATTGATTATTGAACATCAACCCCGTGGTGAACTTGCGTCCTCATTTATCGGGTTAGCCGCCACCTTTGCGCTGCGAGCGCTTTTGAGCTGGCTACGTGAGCGTATTGGTTTCGTGTGCGGGCAAGTGATACGCCAACGCATGCGCGCACAGGTAATGGATAAGATACAGCAGCTTGGCCCAGCCTGGATCCAGGGTAAACCCGCCGGCAGTTGGGCCAGCATCATCATTGAGCAGATCGAGGATATGCAGGATTACTATTCCCGCTATCTGCCGCAAATGTATCTGGCCGTCTTTATCCCGGTGCTGATCCTGATCACCGTATTCCCGATTAACTGGGCAGCCGGATTTATCCTGCTGGCTACCGCCCCACTGATCCCATTATTTATGGCTCTGGTCGGCATGGGAGCGGCGGATGCCAACCGGCGTAATTTTGTCGCACTGGCGCGCCTGAGTGGCAACTTCCTCGATCGCCTGCGGGGGTTGGATACGCTGCGCTTGTTCAACCGTGGAAAAGCAGAAGCCGATCACATTGCCAAGTCCTCAGAAGATTTCCGCCAGCGCACGATGGAAGTGCTGCGTATGGCCTTCCTGTCCTCGGCGGTGCTGGAATTCTTCGCTTCGATCTCCATCGCGGTGGTGGCGGTCTATTTCGGTTTTTCCTACCTCGGTGAGCTGGATTTTGGCAGCTACGGCACAGGCGTCACATTGTTTGCCGGTTTTCTGGTGCTGATCCTGGCGCCAGAGTTCTTCCAGCCACTGCGCGACCTGGGGGCTTTCTATCATGCCAAGGCACAGGCTGTGGGCGCTGCCGAAGCGCTGGAAACCTTCCTCGCCGCCGAGGGTGAGGCTATCGGCAATGGGACACAGGTATTGGATACCGAGGCTCCCCTGACGTTGCACGCGCAGGATCTGGAGATCCTCTCCCCCAATGGCGTACTGCTGGCCGGACCGCTTACTTTCACCTTACCTGCCAATCAACGCATTGCCTTGGTCGGGCTGAGCGGAGCCGGCAAAAGCTCGCTACTGAATCTGTTGCTCGGTTTCTTGCCCTATCGGGGCTCGCTACAGATAAACGGCACCGAGCTGCGTGAGCTGGATGCCGTTGGCTGGCGTCAACAACTGGGCTGGGTGGGGCAAAACCCGCACCTGCCAGCGAAAACCTTGCGGGATAACATTCTGCTTGGCTATCCCGAGGCCAGCGCGGCCCAACTGCAACAGGTTGTTGAACAGGCTTACGTCAGTGAATTTCTGCCACATTTGCCAAAAGGGCTGGAAACCGATCTAGGCGATGGCGCTGCCCGCCTTTCTGTCGGACAGGCACAACGCGTGGCCGTGGCACGAGCCCTGCTTAGCCCGCGCAGATTATTGCTGCTGGATGAACCCGCAGCCAGCCTGGATGCACATAGCGAGCGCCTGGTGATGCTGGCGTTGGATGGCGCGTCCCATCAGCAGACCACGCTGCTGGTAACCCACCAACTGGAAGATACTGAAAACTATGACCAGATCTGGGTAATGGACAACGGCAAAATCGTTCAGCAAGGTAATTATGCCGCGCTCAGCGCCCAGCCTGGCCTGTTTGCCAATCTGATAGCACACCGCAGCGGGGAGTTGTAA
- the lrp gene encoding leucine-responsive transcriptional regulator Lrp, producing the protein MADNKKRPGKDLDRIDRNILNELQKDGRISNVELSKRVGLSPTPCLERVRRLERQGFIHGYTALLNPHYLDASLLVFVEITLNRGAPDVFEQFNSAVQKLEEIQECHLVSGDFDYLLKTRVPDMSAYRKLLGETLLRLPGVNDTRTYVVMEEVKQSNRLVIKTR; encoded by the coding sequence ATGGCAGACAATAAAAAACGCCCGGGTAAAGATCTTGACCGTATCGACCGTAACATCCTTAACGAGTTGCAGAAGGATGGGCGAATTTCGAACGTCGAGCTTTCGAAGCGCGTAGGTTTATCCCCAACCCCATGTTTAGAGCGTGTACGCCGTCTTGAGCGTCAGGGCTTCATTCATGGTTATACCGCATTGCTCAACCCACATTATCTGGATGCTTCCCTGCTGGTTTTCGTGGAAATCACGTTAAACCGTGGTGCGCCGGACGTGTTTGAGCAGTTCAACTCAGCCGTGCAGAAACTTGAAGAAATTCAGGAGTGTCATCTGGTATCCGGTGATTTCGACTACCTGTTGAAGACCCGTGTGCCGGATATGTCGGCTTACCGTAAATTACTGGGTGAAACCTTGCTGCGTTTACCGGGAGTTAATGACACCCGGACTTACGTCGTAATGGAAGAAGTGAAACAGAGTAACCGTCTGGTTATCAAAACACGGTAA